GGCCCTGAAGTTTCCCATCATCTTGCTCACCATGACCAAGCTCCTGGAGTGGGTGTTTGGCGTCTCGGTAATAGGCGCAGCATGGGCTCTCGTGACTTTTGACCTTCTGAACTTGAGGCTCCCAGAGGCCTACAAGGAGGTGGCCTGGCCCATGCCTGTGTATCTGCTGGTGGTGTTCGGCTGCTACTCCCTGGCTACTGTGGGATACAGGGTGGCCACCTTCAACGACTGTGAGGAGGCATCCAAAGAACTACAGGATCAGATCAAGGAGGCCAAGGAGGACCTGAGGAAAAAAGGCTTGAAGATGTGAAAAGTACAAACTATAGAGACTCTTGAGAGACTATGCGATAGACACCACAATGACAGACTTGGACTCCTATACAACTCAAAGTTCTTATCATggaccatgttattttatttCGTACAAAGTCCATAGTGGATAAAGTCTTAGTGAAAGCGGTTCTTGCTTAGTTACATACGCCATTGAATGCTGTTGTCCCTATTCTGTATTCATGATTCACTCTATACAGATGCCTAGTCACTCGGCTGACTCATCCATCATCCAAAACCGACTGCTATCAGAACCAGTTTCAACCAATAACATCAAGGGAAACGgagaacaacaacacatcaaATGTTTGTACTGTTACATCACTAGTGCTTGTACTATTACGTCAACCCTATAAAGGGCACTTTGTGCACTGTTAAGGTAATAGACAAGACCCTTTAGCACATGCAGCACAGTCAAATCACTGTTCTGTGGCCAAATGTAGTTCATTGTGAAATTCCTACTAATAAAACTCAAGGGTCATGCTGATACAGAACGGGACTAGGATTCGTTTCCGCCCAACGATTGTCAAACACGTGTATACTGTCTAGCTAATTGAGTAGTGTGTCTGGAGATTCAGCTGTTGATCGCGCCAGCTAGTTTTTGTGTTCAAGAAGTGCACATTCCATTGAGATGTTTCTGACTTGTGTCCTGAGGCAGTTGTGACTTAATAAAGACTGACACATTTTTCccaaagctctgtgtgtgtgtggtgtgcgtgtgtatatcTCTCAACATATGGCCTTGGCTTTGGGGCTTCTTTACTTCAACCACAGAATGAATGCTCTGTACTGTTCTATGGAATGGTCTATGGAatataatatttgtatatttgGCAACATAAAAATACATACTGTTGTTTCCCTTTAGACTCAGTTTCAGACAGTGCTTGATTTGGGCAGGACCTtgccggagctgagtaccggaaCCTAAATATTTGCTccaaagtattgtggagctcctgcacttaaatacactatatatccaAAGGTATATGACAAGCttgtagcacgtaaaaattgcctgtcctcgggtgcaacattcactaccgagttccaactgcctctggaggcaagggtcagcacaagaactgttcgtcaggagcttcatgaaatggtggAGCAGCCgcagacaagcctaagatcaccatgcacaatgccaagtgtcggctggagtggtgtaaagcttgccgccattggactctggagcagtggaaatccgttctcaggagtgatgaatcacacttcaccatctggcagtccgacggacgaatctgggtttggcggatgccagtagaacgttacctgccccaatgtgtagtgccaactgtaaggtttggtggaggaggaataatggtctggggatgtttttcatggtttgggccaggccccttagttccagtgaaggtgtATCTAAACGCTACAGCAtcaatgacattctatacgattctgtgcttccaactttgtggcaacagtttggggaaggccctttcctgtttcagcatgacaatgcccccatgcacaaagcgaggtctatacagaaatggttggtcgagatcagtgtggaagaacttggctggcctgcacaatgccctgacctcaaccccattgaacacctttgtgatgaattgggatgctgactgcgagccaggcctaatcgcccaacatcagtgtacaacctcactaatgctcttgtggctgaatggaagcaagtcccccgcagcaatgttccaacgtctagtggaaagccttcccagaagagtggaggctgttaaagcagcaaaggggggacaaactccatatcaatgacaatgattttggaatgtgagGTTTGattagcaggtgtccacatacttttggtcatgtagtgtataaacaGTACAAGCACCCAAAAAGAGTACCGGAACCTTTTtaagtccaagtcaagcactgcttttgcccagtgacacaagcctagcAGACGGAccaaactacttctatgctcgcttcgcggcaaataacactgaaacatgcatgagagcatcagcagtacaggatgactgtgtgatcacgctctccgcagccgatgtaaggcctttaaacaggtcaacattcacaaggctaaatggattaccaagacgtgtactccgagtatgcacagaccaactggcaagtgtcttcactgacattttcaacctctccctgttccgagtctgtaatagcaacatgtttcaagcagaccaccatagtccctgtgcccaataacactaaggtaacctgcctaaatgactaccaacccgtagcactcacgtctgtagccatgaagtgctcacatcaaaaccattatcccagaaaccctagacccacctaatttgcataccgccccaacagatccacagatgatgcaatctctattgcactcaacactgccctttcccacctggacaaaaggaacccctatgtgagaatattattcattgactacaactcagcgttcaacaccatagtgccctcaaagctcatcactaagctgaggaccctgggactaaacacctccctctgcaactggatcctggacttcctgacaggcagcccccaggtggtatgggaaggtaacaacacatctgccacgctgatccttaacatggggcccctcaggggtgcgtgctcagtcccttcctgtactccctgttcactcatgactgcacggccaggcacaactccgacatcatcattaagtttgccgatgaagaaacagtgataggcctgaacactgacaacgacgagaccgcctatagggagaaggtcagagacctggctgtgtggtgccaggacaacaacctctcccccaacgtgatcaagacaaatgagatgattgtggaatacaggaaaaggaggaccgagcctgccccccattctcatcgacggggctgtagtggagcaggttgagagcttcaagttcctttgcgtccacatcaccaacaaactaacatagtccaagcacaccaagacagtcgggaagagggcacaataaaacctattcccccctagaagactgaaaagatttggcatgggtcctcagatcctcaaaaggttctacagctgcactatcgagagcatcctgacgggttgcatcactgcctggtatggcaactgctcggcctccgaccgcaaggcactacagagggtaatgcgtacggcctagtacatcactttggccaagcttcctgccatccaggacctctataccaggcagtgtcagaggaaggcccaaaagattgtcatagactccagtcaccctagtcatagactgttctctctgctacctcacagcaagcggtaccggagcgccaactctagttccaagaggcttctaaacagcttctactgccaagccataagactcctgaacatctcatcaaatggctacccagactacttgcattgccattcccctctccccctcttttacgctgctgctactctctgttattattaatgcatagtcactttaatacctacatgtatatattacctcaattaccttgtctAAC
This genomic window from Salvelinus sp. IW2-2015 linkage group LG30, ASM291031v2, whole genome shotgun sequence contains:
- the dpm3 gene encoding dolichol-phosphate mannosyltransferase subunit 3 — translated: MTKLLEWVFGVSVIGAAWALVTFDLLNLRLPEAYKEVAWPMPVYLLVVFGCYSLATVGYRVATFNDCEEASKELQDQIKEAKEDLRKKGLKM